The nucleotide sequence AAAGGTTTCTAACCTGCTCAGGGGACATAGAAACACCGTAGCCCGGAAGACTGCCAGTCGCCTGCCCCACAGCTATAATCCAGTTTTCTAAGTACCTGCCCTGATGAACGCCCCAGGCATTCGAGTAGCCAGGCCATGCTTCGCCTCTAATTCTCGCAAGTGAAACGTTAACGAAGCCTAAGAATATGACTGTGGAAATTGCTAGGATAACATTTGCTCCGCTTACTGAGAGAAAAGCTGAAAGCCCGATAAAGGTTATTATTAGAATCAACCATGTTGCCCTATGAGAAATCGGTTCAGCTTCGAGCCCCTCTCTAGACCCTTTCAGGAAAGATTTAAAGCTCGCCACTATCTCCTTCCTGGCCACTATGAGCCCCATGAGACCCATACCGATCCAAACGCTCTCATCTGCAATGACCGCTGGCAGGTATGGTGGTGTATAACCTGCGAGACCGTATGCCCCCCATTCGCCTATTCCAGGCGTTGCTCTGGCTATGTTAGTTACGACCATTATAACTGGCCATATCATATAGCTTATTATGTAGAAGATTATTCCTGTCAGCAAAACTTCAAGCGGGAATAGAAAGTACAATCCTAATCCAAAAGCGTCGATGTCCCAAGCTATCAGCATGTTTGTGAAGGGATATGGTAGTTTTCCTGAAAGATAAGTGTATTGCATATATGGTTCTGGATCAGGCCACCCTAGAAGGACATTTAACCCCCAGCCTTGTCCGCCACCACCAGTAGGACTATAGTACCAATTCCAAAATAGCCCTATAAAAAATGCTATCCAGAAGAGAGAAGCTTTCCTACTTAAAAGCGATGGTCTAAACTTTCCCTCCCTCTCTTCGACTGACTTTGTGGTCTGCGTTATCATCCATGTTATCGGGGTTGTTAAAGGATATGGAAGCTTTTCAACATCTATATAAGCTCTCCTTAGAATTAAGCCGATTGAATATGCATAGAAGTAATAGAGGATGTAAGCTATAGACCATGCAGCGATAGATGGAGCCCAAGCGCTGAAATTAAATGGAATATTTCCAAGCCAGAGGTTTTCTACGATGCTTTTGTCCTTTGGCATCCAGAAGTCCGGGATATGGTCAAGCATATGAACGTGTCTTGAAAAAGCTACCGTGTATATGACTGAAAACTGCGAGAAGCCAAAGATCCATGGTATCCCTATCATTGATGTTAACATAGCGTATATAACGGTGAGCTCTTGGGGACTAAATCTGACCTTTTTTGATATAATTTGGAGCAGAGAAACCAGCACTGATAACTCCAAGGTTAGAGTAAATATTAATCCTAGCGGTGAGATACGGCGCCAAGCAAATCGAGCCCATTGAAAGTGCATCCACCAAATTATGGGCACTAACATTATTATTGAGATTATTAGGCCTATAAGAATAGCCCTCGCCGTTAAACCTCTCTTAATTTCTTCCAAACCGTTCCCCCTTTAAAAATTTTTTCCTTTGTAATCCATATAAATTTTTCGTCAACATGGTGATCCCAAGGTCTCCACCTCTTTCTCGAAAAGATGGGCAGATAGCCCAAGAGATAGTAATGAAACTTTAGCCAGCCGGAAATTTTTATAATGCGACAACTATAGGCTTATAGAGATTTTAGCCTCAAAAATAGCTGGGGCTAAGAGCCTTCACCTTATCGCTGCAGCAATGGTATTTCAGGAGGAGAGAGGGGAGTTTTAGGATAATTGAGAAGATGCTTATCCTGATAAGCATCCGGAACTTCAACTACAGTTTTCCCCTCTGGGAATAAATCATAAGGTAACGTTATGCTACCCCAGAAAAATATATTAGTAAAGGCAAAACAGCTACACGCGCCGGGACAAGGTTGCCTTTATAGCGTTCCGCGGAGCCGCCGCCGAGATCCACACCGCTGCCACATGCCCTACTCACGGCACTAAACCTTATAGAATGTGAGAGAAAGAAGGCTATGAGTAGCGGTTTCCATTTACACCAAGCTAT is from Candidatus Bathyarchaeia archaeon and encodes:
- a CDS encoding DUF6785 family protein — translated: MEEIKRGLTARAILIGLIISIIMLVPIIWWMHFQWARFAWRRISPLGLIFTLTLELSVLVSLLQIISKKVRFSPQELTVIYAMLTSMIGIPWIFGFSQFSVIYTVAFSRHVHMLDHIPDFWMPKDKSIVENLWLGNIPFNFSAWAPSIAAWSIAYILYYFYAYSIGLILRRAYIDVEKLPYPLTTPITWMITQTTKSVEEREGKFRPSLLSRKASLFWIAFFIGLFWNWYYSPTGGGGQGWGLNVLLGWPDPEPYMQYTYLSGKLPYPFTNMLIAWDIDAFGLGLYFLFPLEVLLTGIIFYIISYMIWPVIMVVTNIARATPGIGEWGAYGLAGYTPPYLPAVIADESVWIGMGLMGLIVARKEIVASFKSFLKGSREGLEAEPISHRATWLILIITFIGLSAFLSVSGANVILAISTVIFLGFVNVSLARIRGEAWPGYSNAWGVHQGRYLENWIIAVGQATGSLPGYGVSMSPEQVRNLYVVTAFGSPNYWTGYWSPIIPCLETLKVAQETRTKPRDIFLAIIPTVIIAIILTYTFLSVNLSMFGVGNFARDWWTGWEFAWMTDTAASGTLSPYGGEQWPWFIGYNIFGVILTMAMLYARTIWPWFPLHPLGFLLVSVSFYGFLYVLIAYIVKLAVLKIGGTEFYQNKALPFALGLLVGGYTGFYPMRCYTLLFLGR